Proteins encoded by one window of Deltaproteobacteria bacterium:
- a CDS encoding TonB-dependent receptor, giving the protein MQRKYTVLRLVLLASISLAGSAMAQQQPPADQTTPNQATPDQAAPVAAPPSATTSPDATPGPDTGRKSAQEEIVVTGSRVRRKDLTTPAPVTVISREQIATSSQPTIGSFLQQLPEQGGALNTNVNNGGDGSTQINLRDLGSQRTLVLVDGKRMVASGVGSGSAPVVDLNSIPTAAVERVEILKDGGSAVYGSDAIAGVVNIITRKRMDGVELNAYSGVSQPWGDARVYDINALAGAQSEKGSFMFGAGYYDQKSFFAGNRGWAANALSWDFPTAKEGKSGSPTTPKVRVNALDPSTCSGVSPLCASLLSTFGAGKKNFIFDPAHSKAGALYAQDWRVRDANLDFYNYQSVNYLVTPSERISLFGNGEYRLADFARTYLQATYVQRTASYLIAPEPFSTVNAGVKLDKDNPFNPFKVDLPSVQRRLTDLPGRSTAYDASTYRVVLGTDGTVGSVAGPLSGWFWDTSVNYGRTYATSTNYGFLNTQKTAPGLGPGMTDATGAHCTDTTGAVIPDCIPVNLLGPPGTITPDMANQLGAYAGTNSTLWQLFTVGASLSGELFSVAADRPAALALGYEFRKEFGYFQYNPILAAGWDSDTGSPGPADTRGGFHVNEGFAELVVPVINHAPLAENVEVTGAVRGFNYNTFGSDYTYKLGARYSPIRDVTLRATYSTAFRAPNILELYQGLAAGNFESSNDPCANTHGDVGLATRCNGAPGAAGGAGTANNGVTVAQINSANGGTATLQPEKAKIGTIGLVFEPQMVRGFTLTTDFWRISMRQLIGNYGTQFILNKCYGAAGFTQDLSFCNLVTREDSTKEVSKVIDANVNIGEQLTTGIDLGAQYSLPTDVGRFLFRFNGTYLIKNDYTGPGGIYIKGAGNYDGQGVVSASGSTNFNPRVKFNTGVNYFLGGFSAGLLARFIGPLTECAPDGGLVNGSNTGPGFCYQNKDRSGVDENGRQMPYPEHNVSANWTWDALASYRLTSPAGVSTLALGVRNLANQRPPRLYNAFLSYADPDYDFVGRYIYGRVEHRF; this is encoded by the coding sequence ATGCAACGGAAGTACACGGTGCTTCGGCTGGTCCTCCTGGCGTCCATCTCCCTTGCAGGTTCGGCGATGGCGCAACAGCAGCCGCCGGCCGACCAAACCACACCAAATCAAGCCACACCGGATCAGGCGGCCCCTGTCGCGGCTCCGCCTTCTGCCACGACTTCCCCTGACGCTACCCCTGGACCCGATACGGGTAGGAAGTCGGCGCAGGAAGAGATCGTCGTGACCGGCTCCCGCGTCCGGCGCAAGGATCTCACCACCCCCGCTCCCGTCACCGTCATCAGCCGCGAGCAGATCGCGACCAGTAGCCAGCCGACCATCGGTTCCTTCCTGCAGCAGCTGCCGGAGCAGGGTGGCGCGCTGAACACCAACGTCAACAACGGGGGCGACGGCTCGACGCAAATCAACCTGCGCGATCTCGGCTCACAGCGCACGCTGGTGCTGGTCGATGGCAAGAGGATGGTCGCCAGCGGCGTCGGGAGCGGGTCGGCGCCCGTCGTCGACCTGAACTCGATTCCGACGGCGGCGGTAGAGCGGGTTGAAATCCTCAAGGACGGCGGCTCGGCGGTTTACGGCTCGGATGCCATCGCTGGAGTCGTCAACATCATCACCCGAAAGCGCATGGACGGCGTCGAATTGAATGCGTACAGCGGCGTCTCGCAGCCGTGGGGCGATGCCCGGGTGTACGACATCAATGCGCTGGCGGGCGCCCAGAGCGAGAAGGGCAGCTTCATGTTCGGCGCGGGATACTACGACCAGAAGTCATTCTTCGCCGGCAACCGGGGTTGGGCGGCAAATGCGTTGAGCTGGGACTTCCCAACTGCCAAGGAGGGAAAGAGCGGAAGCCCGACGACGCCGAAGGTGCGTGTCAACGCCCTCGATCCGTCGACTTGCAGCGGCGTCAGCCCGCTGTGCGCGTCGCTGCTGAGCACGTTCGGAGCAGGCAAGAAGAACTTCATCTTCGACCCCGCCCACTCGAAGGCTGGCGCCCTGTATGCGCAGGACTGGCGCGTTCGCGACGCGAACCTCGACTTCTATAACTACCAGTCGGTCAACTACCTGGTGACGCCGTCGGAGCGCATCTCGCTGTTCGGCAACGGCGAGTACCGGCTCGCGGATTTCGCGCGCACGTACTTGCAGGCGACCTACGTCCAGCGGACAGCCAGCTACCTGATCGCGCCCGAGCCGTTCTCAACGGTGAACGCCGGTGTCAAACTCGACAAGGACAACCCGTTCAACCCGTTCAAAGTCGACCTCCCTAGCGTTCAGCGCCGTCTGACCGACCTTCCGGGCCGTAGCACCGCCTACGACGCGTCTACCTACCGCGTCGTCCTTGGAACCGACGGCACGGTCGGCAGCGTCGCCGGGCCGCTCAGCGGGTGGTTCTGGGACACGTCCGTCAACTACGGGCGCACGTATGCCACGAGCACCAACTACGGTTTCCTCAACACGCAGAAGACCGCTCCCGGACTTGGGCCGGGTATGACCGACGCGACGGGCGCTCACTGCACCGATACGACCGGAGCCGTGATCCCGGACTGCATACCCGTCAACCTGCTGGGGCCGCCGGGCACCATCACTCCCGACATGGCCAACCAACTCGGAGCGTACGCCGGCACGAATAGTACCCTCTGGCAGCTCTTCACCGTCGGAGCGAGCCTGAGCGGAGAGCTATTCAGCGTCGCGGCAGACCGTCCGGCCGCTCTGGCGCTCGGATATGAGTTCCGCAAGGAGTTCGGCTATTTCCAGTACAACCCAATCCTCGCCGCCGGCTGGGACAGCGATACGGGGTCTCCGGGGCCCGCGGACACGAGGGGCGGCTTCCACGTCAACGAAGGGTTCGCGGAGTTGGTGGTGCCGGTGATCAACCACGCGCCGCTTGCGGAGAACGTCGAGGTCACGGGGGCCGTGCGTGGCTTCAACTACAACACCTTCGGCTCTGACTACACGTACAAGTTGGGCGCCCGCTATAGTCCGATTCGGGACGTCACGTTGCGTGCCACGTACTCGACGGCCTTCCGGGCTCCGAACATCCTCGAGTTGTACCAGGGATTGGCGGCCGGCAACTTCGAGTCGTCGAACGACCCGTGTGCCAATACCCACGGCGATGTGGGCCTGGCCACGCGCTGCAACGGGGCGCCTGGAGCCGCGGGCGGCGCTGGAACGGCGAACAATGGCGTGACCGTCGCCCAGATCAACTCGGCCAACGGCGGTACGGCGACGTTGCAGCCGGAGAAGGCCAAGATCGGCACGATCGGATTGGTCTTTGAGCCTCAGATGGTGAGGGGCTTCACGCTGACTACTGACTTCTGGCGGATCTCCATGCGGCAGTTGATCGGCAACTACGGCACGCAGTTCATCCTCAACAAGTGCTACGGGGCGGCCGGCTTCACGCAGGATCTGTCCTTCTGCAACCTGGTCACGCGCGAGGACAGCACCAAGGAGGTGAGCAAGGTCATCGACGCGAACGTGAACATCGGAGAGCAGTTGACCACCGGCATCGACCTCGGCGCGCAGTATTCGCTGCCCACCGACGTCGGCCGGTTCCTGTTCCGGTTCAACGGCACGTATCTCATCAAGAATGACTATACGGGCCCGGGCGGCATCTACATCAAGGGCGCCGGCAATTACGACGGCCAAGGTGTCGTGTCGGCGTCGGGTTCCACGAACTTCAACCCACGCGTGAAGTTCAACACGGGCGTGAACTACTTCCTGGGTGGGTTCTCGGCGGGTCTCCTCGCGCGCTTCATCGGGCCGCTCACCGAGTGCGCTCCCGACGGTGGATTGGTCAATGGCTCCAACACGGGTCCGGGGTTCTGCTACCAGAACAAGGATCGCTCCGGTGTGGACGAGAACGGCCGGCAGATGCCATATCCCGAGCACAACGTGAGTGCCAACTGGACGTGGGATGCGCTGGCGTCCTACCGGCTGACGTCGCCGGCCGGTGTCTCGACGCTTGCGCTTGGCGTGCGGAACCTGGCCAACCAGCGTCCGCCGCGGCTGTACAACGCGTTCCTCTCCTACGCGGACCCGGACTACGACTTCGTGGGCCGGTACATCTACGGCCGCGTCGAGCACAGGTTCTAA
- a CDS encoding energy transducer TonB produces the protein MFDTITAPRAKRRAGTSMAVSILLHGAVVAAAFGLAYARAHMPKTAAVEVPVAFRPPPPPPPPPPPPPASRKPKTPRTERIRPKVPPTTVIQPREIPKVEEKPPEMPEEPEEDEGVEGGVEGGVVGGVVGGVVGGQIGGQIGSGPVEFNDTMTPPQKVSGPDPQYTSQALEREVEGMMIVKCVVSTQGVVRGCRVLKSLPFMDRAVVDALEHRRYSPALLRGQPIEVDYTFKVKLTLPR, from the coding sequence ATGTTCGACACGATCACCGCACCGCGGGCAAAGAGGCGCGCGGGTACCTCGATGGCCGTTTCGATTCTGTTGCACGGCGCCGTGGTCGCCGCCGCCTTCGGCTTGGCCTACGCAAGGGCGCACATGCCCAAAACGGCTGCAGTCGAGGTTCCGGTCGCCTTCCGGCCACCCCCTCCCCCGCCTCCTCCGCCGCCGCCGCCCCCCGCCAGCCGGAAACCGAAGACGCCGCGAACAGAGCGGATCAGGCCCAAGGTGCCTCCCACCACCGTCATCCAGCCGAGGGAAATCCCCAAGGTCGAGGAGAAGCCGCCCGAGATGCCGGAAGAGCCCGAGGAGGACGAAGGTGTCGAAGGGGGCGTCGAGGGAGGCGTCGTCGGCGGGGTGGTAGGTGGGGTCGTAGGCGGCCAGATCGGAGGCCAGATCGGAAGTGGCCCCGTCGAGTTCAATGACACGATGACGCCGCCGCAAAAGGTGTCCGGGCCCGATCCGCAGTACACGTCGCAGGCCCTGGAGCGCGAAGTCGAGGGAATGATGATCGTGAAGTGCGTGGTCAGCACGCAAGGAGTGGTGCGTGGCTGTCGGGTCCTCAAGAGCCTGCCGTTCATGGACCGCGCCGTCGTCGATGCCCTCGAGCATCGGAGGTATTCGCCGGCGTTGTTGCGGGGACAGCCCATCGAGGTCGACTACACCTTCAAGGTCAAGCTCACACTCCCGCGGTAG